The Candidatus Hydrogenisulfobacillus filiaventi sequence CACCACCTCCTCGAAGAAGCCGCGGTCGTCGGGATGGCGGACCAGGGGTTTGACCTGGACCCCGGCAATGGTGCCGAAGGTGCTCACGCGAGGCGGGTCTCCTTTCGCAAGGGGATTAGAGTTCAGCCTGGCTGCGGTCGCCCAGCACCAGCCGCACCGCCCGCGGGCGATGGGGCCGGCCGGTGAGGACCACGTCCCGGCCCAAGAGGCTCTGGTCAATGCGGGCAGGGACGTCCTCGATGCGGCAGCCGGGCAGGACCACGCTGTGCTCGATTTCGCTGTTGCGGAGCACACAGCCGTCGCCGAGGGCGGTGTAGGGCCCGATATAGGCGTGCTCCACCACCACGTCCGCGCCCAGCACCGCAGGCCCGCGGAGGACGCTGTCCACCACCCGGCTACCGGGGCCCAGGGCTACCCGTCCGGTCACCTGGCTGTCGGCGCTGACCGTCCCCTCCAGCCGGAATTCCGTGCGGTCCTCCAGGACCAGGCGGTTGGCCTCCAGGATGTCCTCCGGCCGGCCGGTGTCCTTCCACCAGCCCTCTACCACCGCCGCATCCACGGGCAGGCCCCGGTCGACCAGGCCCTGGATGGCGTCGGTGATTTCATATTCACCCCGGGGGGACGGCTGCAGGTCGGCAATCACGGTGTGCACCAGGGGGTCGAAGCAGTAGGCGCCCACCAGGGCCAGGCGCGAGGGCGGGTCCCGGGGCTTTTCCACCAGGCGGACCACCCGGCCGGCGGGGTCCAGCACCGCCACCCCGAAGGCCTGGGGGCGGTCCACCGGGCTAACCAGGATGGCAGCCGCCCAGGGGCCGGCGCGGAAGCGCTCGACCAGGGAGCCGTAGCCGCCGCGGAGGAGGTTGTCGCCCAGCACCATCAGGAAGGGGGCGTCGCCCAGCACCGGCTGCGCGGTGCGCACGGCATCGGCCAGGCCCAGGGGGCGGGCCTGGGGCACATAGGTCAGGGTGGCCCCGAAGCGGCGGCCGTCGCCCAGTGCGGCCTCCACCTCCGCCCGCGTGTCCCCCACCACCACCGCAATCTCCCGCACCCCGGCCGCGACCATGGCCTCCACCACGTAGAAGAGGATGGGCTTGTTGGCCACCGGCAGGAGCTGCTTGGCCCCGGTATAGGTGAGGGGCCGCAGCCGGGAGCCGGTGCCACCGGCCAGCAGGAGGCCCCGGAGGGGTTCTTGGCGCATGCTGGTTCCCTCCCTCCGGACTCCGTTTGCCTCCCATACCCTATTCGGGCCGGGATCCGAAAGTCCTGCTGGCTGACCGGTCGGCGTTACCCTTCCTCCAGGAGGCGCCGACACTGGCGGGCTACGGCAACAGCGATGGCGGCCTGCATTTCGGGCTGCCCCTCAGCCCGGCCTAGGTTCCGGGCCCATAGCTGCAGGTGGCGGGCGGATTGGAGGTGGATATCCGCCTGCTGCCGGATGGTCAGCGACCCGTCCCGAATCCGGTACACCCCTAACGGTTCGGGCACAAAGCGCGGACGGATGCCTCGTAACAACAGCCGCACCCACAGGTCCCAGTCCTCGAGCCCGGGCAAGACGGCTGCATCGAAGCGCTCCAGGTCCAGCACCGGACGGGCTACGAAGGCAAACACGTCGATGTAGTTGCGGAGCAAGATGACTTCCGGTTGGCTGGCCAGCAGTGCCGCCGGGTCCAGGCGCTGGACATCCCGGTAGTACCAAGCCCCGGTGAGGGTACTGCCTTCGGCCACCAGCATTTCCGAGAACACCATCGGGGCCTGCTGGCTGTCCAAGGTGCGGGAGAAGGGCCGGATGGCCGGCAGTACCCAATTGTCCGCGTCCAGAAACAGGACCCAGTCGCCGCGAGCGGCGGCGATCCCGCGGTTGCGCGCAGCAGCAGGGCCCAGGTTGTCCGCATTCCGGAGGAGGGTTACGCCCTCGCGGGGACGGGATGCCAGGTAGGCCTCTAGCCGGGCGGCGGTGTCGTCAACCGAAGCATCGTCCACGATCACAATCTCCGCCTCTTCCCAGGGCCACACACTGTCAAGGCAGGCGGTAATCCAGGGGCCGGCGTTAAAGGCGGGGATGATGACGGAAATCATGCGCCTTCACCTCCTGGGGCCGTTCGGCGGTAAAAGACCAGGCGCCGGTAGGCGGAGGCGCCTGGGCGAGTATCTGCCCGGAGGCGGTTGGCCCAATCCAGGATCCGGGCTTTGAGCACCGGGTCCCGCACCAGGGTCGGATTGGTGGCGGAAAGCAGGTGCAGGAGAGCCGGCTCGTGCGGCTCCTCATGAAACTTTTGTAGGGTGAACCCTGGTACCTCGTCTGCCGGCAATGCGTGCCGGAAGTGCTGCCAGAGCCAATCCGGCACCTGGGGATAGGTGAGGAGAAAGGTCGCGGCGTCCAGCTCCTGCGCGACCGGGCCGGCCGGATAGGAAACCAGCAGGAAACGCCGGGCGCGACGGCTCAGGAGTGCCGCCACGTCCGCACGTTCCGGCCAGGGCAGATGCTCGAACACATCCAGGGCGA is a genomic window containing:
- a CDS encoding protein of unknown function (Evidence 5 : Unknown function) yields the protein MPPIPYSGRDPKVLLADRSALPFLQEAPTLAGYGNSDGGLHFGLPLSPA
- a CDS encoding protein of unknown function (Evidence 5 : Unknown function), translating into MQLASFRQILPLFSDVPVRLDWLIRYEPVVAFLVWQDLLGTRIIDFGSGDTGLGGVLNLPFIGVDTVFHHPPPPQMARMTWEAFRQQEVDADVVIALDVFEHLPWPERADVAALLSRRARRFLLVSYPAGPVAQELDAATFLLTYPQVPDWLWQHFRHALPADEVPGFTLQKFHEEPHEPALLHLLSATNPTLVRDPVLKARILDWANRLRADTRPGASAYRRLVFYRRTAPGGEGA
- the oleS gene encoding Glucose-1-phosphate thymidylyltransferase produces the protein MRQEPLRGLLLAGGTGSRLRPLTYTGAKQLLPVANKPILFYVVEAMVAAGVREIAVVVGDTRAEVEAALGDGRRFGATLTYVPQARPLGLADAVRTAQPVLGDAPFLMVLGDNLLRGGYGSLVERFRAGPWAAAILVSPVDRPQAFGVAVLDPAGRVVRLVEKPRDPPSRLALVGAYCFDPLVHTVIADLQPSPRGEYEITDAIQGLVDRGLPVDAAVVEGWWKDTGRPEDILEANRLVLEDRTEFRLEGTVSADSQVTGRVALGPGSRVVDSVLRGPAVLGADVVVEHAYIGPYTALGDGCVLRNSEIEHSVVLPGCRIEDVPARIDQSLLGRDVVLTGRPHRPRAVRLVLGDRSQAEL
- a CDS encoding putative Glyco_trans_2-like domain-containing protein (Evidence 3 : Putative function from multiple computational evidences); translation: MISVIIPAFNAGPWITACLDSVWPWEEAEIVIVDDASVDDTAARLEAYLASRPREGVTLLRNADNLGPAAARNRGIAAARGDWVLFLDADNWVLPAIRPFSRTLDSQQAPMVFSEMLVAEGSTLTGAWYYRDVQRLDPAALLASQPEVILLRNYIDVFAFVARPVLDLERFDAAVLPGLEDWDLWVRLLLRGIRPRFVPEPLGVYRIRDGSLTIRQQADIHLQSARHLQLWARNLGRAEGQPEMQAAIAVAVARQCRRLLEEG